From the Calditrichota bacterium genome, the window CCTGATGATCATTTCACCGTGATTATTTTGACGAACCGAAAGGCGCCTGGTGTGGCTCCGTTGGCGGAAAAACTGGTGGACTGGTATCTGCTGTAAAATGTGGTGGAAAACGGCCTGCTTTCGTCACGTACGGATCCAGTGGCAGCAAAAGGTACACCTGCCAGAAGGCCTTCACGCCAAGAATCAAAAAGCCGGGAATGCGCGAATCTTTTTTGCCGGATTTTAATCCGTCTTTGCGGAATCACTCCCGGCTAAATTTTACCTGACGCACAGGCGTTTGGCCGGATGTTTCCAGAATGAGAAGATCACTCGTGCCGGGGATTTCCGCAACGGCTCGCGGTGCCCGAAGGAAGGGGCTGTGAAGGACTTCCTGAAGGGAATACTGCCGAATGTTCCAGACGGAAATGTACCCGAGATCCGGCTCACAAATAAGCAGTCGGGTGGGAGAAAGCAACGTAAGCGTCCCGAATCCAACATCCCGAACCGGTAAATCACGAAGCTGGCGGTAACGGGCTTCTCCCATCGAGACGTCACCCACCCAGTGGTGCACCTTTCCGTCGCTCCGGCAGCTGACAAAAACCGACCGGCCATCGGGGCTGACGGCGATTCCGTAGCTGCGGTGGCTTCCGCTGACGGGGCTGCCCGAAAGCTCGAAGCCGTTTTGATCCAGAACGTGCCACTGGCTGTTTTCGGCTTCCAGCACAAAATAATGCCCCAGCGTGTCTGCCGCCATATCCCCCGGAAAGAATTTTAAGGGGATGGCCGGAAGGGGGCGTCCGGTTTCCGCTTGAAATCGGAAAATGTGGCCGCCGCCGTTAAACCCTGTTACCGCAATTTCTCCGGAAGGAATTTGTACAATGCCGTAACACGATCGCAGCGTCATCCTGTGCCCGCGGTGATCGAGGCCTGCGGTGATGGGCGAAAAGGGTGTTTCCTTACCGGTGGAATCCAGGACCACAATTTGGTCGCCGGCAGGGATGTAGACGACGTGATTCCGGGTGACCAAAATCCGTCGGGCACCCTTGACGGGTGTTCCCCAGAATGAGGAAAAGTAGTAGGGACTGATTTTCGGCGCCACGGGAAAGTGAAAAGAACGCAGGATTTTTGCGGACTTTCCCGAATCCGGCTGGAAAGCGATTTTAAGGGTCAGATTTTCCGTGGCTTTTGTAAGTGTGAGGGGAAGGGTCGTGCGCAATTGTTTCGGATTTCCCCTTACGGCTTCCAGAGGGGATCGGTTCCACGTACGGCCGGAATCCGGATATGTCCATTGAAGGCTGAAAAATCGCGCGCGTGCGGCCACTGGTTCCGCAAAGAAAACCCGGGCCCGTTCACGTGAAAACAGTGGAAAATTGCCCGTGGGAAAGAGAATCTTTTCCGGATAGGGCCATTTCCTCCGGTTCCGGTTCAGCGAAAGGGGCGGAACGGGCAAGTGGTTTTGAAAGGTTGTGTGGAAGTAGAATGCAAGAGAATTGGGCCGGTGATTGGGGAAAAGGGACCCGTAACTGAAAAAGGAAAATCCGGAAAAGCCAAAATCCCGGGTAAGCGACAATTCTTTTTCAGCATCTGAAACCGATTTCACCATGAGACCGGGAAGAACAGCCTGCCGGGGAAAATCGGAAAAGTTCCCGAGCCAGTGGCGAAATTGAAGGGTATCGGACGTGTACGTCATGGGTACCACCCAGTCCAGCCAGTGCTCGGCAACCCAACGCGGGCTGTCCTGAAAGAAAACCCGCCGGCCCAGCAGAATGTCTCCGAGAATAGCCCCTGACAAAATCAATGCGGGATTTTCTTTTTGCAGGGAATCCCGGCACATTTTCAGAAAGTGGGAGATTTGATTTCTCCGGAAGGCATCCCAGTCGGCTTCCGTAGAGTTCCTGAAAGGAAAGAGGCGCCGCAAATTCGAAAAACTGGAATCACTCGGAAAATCTCCCGGGCCCGGGTAGCGAAAATAGTCAAAATGAATGCCGTCCACATTGTAAACACGGGCCACTTCCAGCACGACATTTTTCAGGTGATTTTGGACCTCTGGCAAAACGGGATTCAGCCAAACGTAATGGGAATTCAGGGAAAGGGCCTTTTGATGGGTGAGCCGTAAAAACCAGTCGGGGTGCGCATTCCAGAGCTGACGCGGGTTTTGGGGCGGGTGAAGCCCCCTCCAGCCCGGAAAAATATTCAGCCAGGCATGAATGCGGAGACCGGCCAGGTGGGCCTGCGCCGTGGCATTCAACAGCGGGTCCCACCCGTCCAGCGTGTCGGACAACTCACCTGCACGCGGCTCAAACCGGGATGGATAAAAGGTGGTTGCGTTCCCCCGCACCTGGAAAAAGAGGTCGGTAAAACCGGCCCATCGCGCGTTTTCGACGATTTTTGAAATATCATGTCTGGAATGGTAATCCCATCGGGTGACCCAAAGCGCTCGAATCGGTAAATTTTGAATCTCCCTGGCGAAAGAACGGGCCTGAGTTTGAGAGACCAAAACCAATGAAAAAAATAGGGTGAGCAGGGCCGAATTGACTCCGCGCGGAAATCTTTTGATCATCAAAAATCCTGTAAAATTCGTGAAATAAGCGTTTTAGACCAGGCGCAAGTTGACAAATCATTCACCTATTTGAAATACTTTCTCTAAAGTTAAAAAAAATATTTTTATTCGCAAGACAAATTCCTGCCGGCCATTGTGTTTCTGTAAATATTCAGACAACTGACAGAAAATCTGACAAATTAACCGGCGTTCTCTGAAAATCTGACAGAATGTCTGTCCTGTAGATTGTCTTGCAAGATAGACTCTAACTCATTGAAAAATAATATAAATAAATCGATAATCAATTTTGGCACGCCTCTTGCAAAGATCATAGGCGAAAGCAAATGAAATGAAGTAAACGAATTTTTAAGGAATTAAAAAAAATGGGAGGTGATAAACCATGGCAATCGTTCGATGGAGACCAGCCGGAGATCTTTTGGGCATTCGGGATGAAATGAACCGTTTGTTCGATGATTTCTTTGGATCTTTACCGGAGAAATTCGGAGCGGAAACGGGTGCGGAAGGTGTGTGGATGCCCGCCGTTGATATTTCCGAGACGGAACACGATCTGGTTGTTACGGCTGAGCTTCCGGGTGTTAAAAAAGATGACATCAAATTGTCGGTTCAGGACAACATGCTGACGATCAAAGGTGAGAAAAAACAGCAAAAAGAGACCAAGGATGAAAATTATCATCGGATTGAAAGAACCTATGGTGCGTTTCAGCGGACATTTACCCTGCCGGCAATTGTGGACGCTTCCAAAATCAAGGCGACGTTTAAGGATGGTGTGTTAAAGATTCGTTTGCCGAAACGGGAAGAAGCCAAGACCAAGGAAATTCCGATTGCAACGGAATAATTGAATGCTTTTAAAGCGCGGGACCTGCACTGGGTCACAAACCCTCATAACTAATTCTCTTTGAGGATTGGTTATGGCAGGCTACCCCGCGCTTGATTTTTAATGATTTCTGATGGCAGGGAGCAAATTGGGGGATAATTTATTTTCAGGCTCCCTTTTTTTATGGGGTAAACGTGAATTGGCA encodes:
- a CDS encoding family 10 glycosylhydrolase, yielding MIKRFPRGVNSALLTLFFSLVLVSQTQARSFAREIQNLPIRALWVTRWDYHSRHDISKIVENARWAGFTDLFFQVRGNATTFYPSRFEPRAGELSDTLDGWDPLLNATAQAHLAGLRIHAWLNIFPGWRGLHPPQNPRQLWNAHPDWFLRLTHQKALSLNSHYVWLNPVLPEVQNHLKNVVLEVARVYNVDGIHFDYFRYPGPGDFPSDSSFSNLRRLFPFRNSTEADWDAFRRNQISHFLKMCRDSLQKENPALILSGAILGDILLGRRVFFQDSPRWVAEHWLDWVVPMTYTSDTLQFRHWLGNFSDFPRQAVLPGLMVKSVSDAEKELSLTRDFGFSGFSFFSYGSLFPNHRPNSLAFYFHTTFQNHLPVPPLSLNRNRRKWPYPEKILFPTGNFPLFSRERARVFFAEPVAARARFFSLQWTYPDSGRTWNRSPLEAVRGNPKQLRTTLPLTLTKATENLTLKIAFQPDSGKSAKILRSFHFPVAPKISPYYFSSFWGTPVKGARRILVTRNHVVYIPAGDQIVVLDSTGKETPFSPITAGLDHRGHRMTLRSCYGIVQIPSGEIAVTGFNGGGHIFRFQAETGRPLPAIPLKFFPGDMAADTLGHYFVLEAENSQWHVLDQNGFELSGSPVSGSHRSYGIAVSPDGRSVFVSCRSDGKVHHWVGDVSMGEARYRQLRDLPVRDVGFGTLTLLSPTRLLICEPDLGYISVWNIRQYSLQEVLHSPFLRAPRAVAEIPGTSDLLILETSGQTPVRQVKFSRE
- a CDS encoding Hsp20/alpha crystallin family protein produces the protein MAIVRWRPAGDLLGIRDEMNRLFDDFFGSLPEKFGAETGAEGVWMPAVDISETEHDLVVTAELPGVKKDDIKLSVQDNMLTIKGEKKQQKETKDENYHRIERTYGAFQRTFTLPAIVDASKIKATFKDGVLKIRLPKREEAKTKEIPIATE